The proteins below come from a single Candida albicans SC5314 chromosome 7, complete sequence genomic window:
- a CDS encoding uncharacterized protein (Ortholog(s) have cytoplasm localization), whose amino-acid sequence MDNLQQQEQNTIAYSYFVDESGKSRVKSQHVLLVIIILVCLLVFHFRHKIIELHDRYRTRSRIDSGYYSNLQSFEDDVASGLSSSNFDLESNNIATNDNRAGLSESAKLQIKKIMEEKGVSFDDARLEYTRNELSKNNIDENGVPRDPKLVMF is encoded by the coding sequence ATGGACAacttacaacaacaagaacaaaataCAATAGCTTACAGTTACTTCGTTGACGAATCCGGCAAGCTGCGAGTCAAGTCACAACACGTATTgcttgttattattatactaGTTTGCCTCTTGGTCTTCCATTTTAGGCACAAGATAATCGAATTACATGACAGATATAGAACAAGATCAAGAATCGATAGCGGgtattattcaaatttgcAATCATTTGAAGACGACGTTGCCAGTGGATTGAGTAGTTCGAATTTTGATCTAGAATCCAACAACATTGCTACAAACGACAACCGAGCTGGTTTATCGGAATCAGCAAAATtgcaaataaaaaagatcATGGAAGAAAAAGGTGTCAGCTTTGATGATGCACGGTTGGAATATACTCGGAATGAGCTTAGCAAAAACAATATAGACGAAAACGGGGTACCTAGAGACCCCAAACTAGTGATGTTCTAG
- a CDS encoding putative ferric-chelate reductase (Putative ferric reductase; induced by Mac1 under copper starvation; Plc1-regulated; Rim101-repressed), which yields MMKRGVSYNGLDCLADASSDAYMKYKHQSQAEIPWVSQTKYAKYTVYFGIATIFVAFVKQIYYKYRDYTYRSKQSSNFGTSLIDIWISYCRYYGYKQLPTWLTYFSIPGSVGSASYMFLSSLYMLCYCLVPHFWYRGCAGFGSSPLAVRAGLMATALTPFIYVLAGKSNAITLLTGISYEKLNTFHQYTGVACFILSVIHVVPFIYQDLAEGGSSNLKMNFKDSFEYYSGIPPLILLGLLCILSKSYIRKVVYELFLHAHWMMGIAYFGTLIWHINKELGADDYMWGALAFWATQIIYRILMKTAFKPNAMFLRSRQAQLEKLGSDGVYQVVIGNTTGVNWKPGQHCYLRFAGVRILDSHPFSIASVDEEDKTAMKFIIKAQKGLTRKIYQELDKSITSNKNVYVDGPYGGTFRDPRSFKRVVLLATGTGVTATLPFLTYLAKTDSIVKRVSFIWIVRSQEDIHWVKSELQECQKLGGSKIDIHIHVAAKKSIYTKGDFEKEIESEETNLNEEDWLIDYGKPSVTSILKSMAGSLAARNMIVCSGSDSLKREVSSIVSELQSLVFNNDLVRSNVEEIYLHTESFGW from the coding sequence atgatgaaaagaGGTGTGTCGTATAATGGATTGGATTGTCTTGCAGATGCGTCCAGTGATGCCTACATGAAGTACAAGCACCAGCTGCAGGCCGAAATTCCATGGGTCTCTCAGACAAAGTATGCAAAGTACACTGTTTACTTTGGAATAGCCACGATTTTTGTGGCATTCGTTAAGCAAATATACTACAAATACCGAGATTATACATATAGATCCAAGCAGTCCTCCAACTTTGGAACCTCACTCATTGATATATGGATATCATATTGTCGCTATTACGGATATAAACAATTACCAACATGGTTAACATACTTTTCAATACCAGGATCAGTGGGTTCAGCACTGTACATGTTCTTATCGTCGCTTTACATGTTGTGCTATTGCCTTGTACCGCATTTCTGGTATAGAGGATGTGCTGGTTTTGGCTCATCGCCGTTAGCTGTACGCGCTGGTCTTATGGCGACGGCACTAACCCCATTTATTTATGTTTTGGCAGGCAAATCAAATGCTATCACTTTATTGACTGGTATCAGTTATGAAAAACTAAACACTTTCCATCAATATACTGGTGTTGCTTGTTTCATATTATCAGTCATTCACGTGGTCCCATTTATTTATCAGGACTTGGCTGAAGGCGGAAGCAGtaatttgaagatgaatttcAAAGACAGTTTTGAGTACTATAGTGGTATACCGCCATTAATTCTATTGGGTCTTTTGTGTATTCTCTCGAAATCGTACATCAGAAAAGTGGTATATGAATTGTTTCTACATGCCCATTGGATGATGGGTATTGCTTATTTTGGGACATTAATTTGGCATATAAACAAAGAGTTAGGTGCGGATGACTACATGTGGGGTGCATTAGCTTTTTGGGCCACTCAAATTATTTACAGGATCTTGATGAAAACAGCATTCAAGCCAAACGCAATGTTTTTAAGATCAAGACAAGCacaattggaaaaactAGGCAGCGATGGGGTATATCAAGTCGTAATTGGAAATACCACTGGTGTTAATTGGAAACCTGGCCAACATTGTTATCTTAGATTTGCTGGTGTTAGAATACTTGACAGCCATCCTTTTTCAATTGCATCcgttgatgaagaagataaaacTGCCATGAAGTTTATCATCAAAGCACAGAAAGGATTAACACGCAAGATTTATCAGGAATTGGATAAGCTGATAACTTCTAATAAAAATGTTTATGTGGATGGTCCATACGGAGGCACATTTAGAGATCCAAGGTCATTTAAAAGAGTGGTTTTGTTGGCAACCGGCACTGGAGTCACTGCCACTTTGCCATTTTTGACGTATTTAGCAAAAACTGATTCGATAGTTAAACGAGTTTCATTTATTTGGATTGTGCGCCTGCAAGAAGATATACACTGGGTCAAAAGTGAATTGCAAGAGTGTCAAAAATTAGGTGGGAGTAAAATAGATATACATATCCATGTTGCTGCTAAGAAATCGATATATACCAAAGGTGATTTTGAAAAGGAGATCGAAAGCGAAGAAACTAACTTGAATGAAGAAGACTggttaattgattatgGTAAACCATCGGTGACAAGTATTCTAAAACTGATGGCAGGTAGCTTAGCTGCTCGTAATATGATAGTTTGTTCAGGAAGCGATTCTTTGAAAAGAGAGGTGAGCAGTATCGTTTCTGAACTCCAATCGTTGGTGTTTAACAATGACTTGGTCAGATCCAACGTTGAAGAAATATATTTGCACACTGAGTCTTTTGGATGGTAA
- the GBP2 gene encoding single-stranded telomeric DNA-binding/mRNA-binding protein (Putative single-strand telomeric DNA-binding protein; protein level decreases in stationary phase cultures; Spider biofilm repressed), producing the protein MDGMDIDDYSRDRSRSPIRERSPIRERSGNSYSGSGSSGRDSYSRRDYGGYSRPSYGGDRRRDYGRGSYGGGRNGRDYGRSVATSDADYRSKTERNFDNSIFIGNIPFDCTSRDIEDIFKKDFSIVRADIVTNKGRSRGMATVEFNSKDDVREAINKFDRYEYRGREIFVRQDYPPPEKKHDYGPPRGRGTTYDSRSGSRDRYNDRYQSSRRNDNYAPPAPPSKPGTEVFIGNLPFSVNWQALKDLMRDAGEVIRADVRLDNYGNSRGFGTVVFNTEEEAAKAVEMFQGYEIEGRKLDTRPGRSTGSSSGYERDSYRSSDTTEKSSYGDRSKSAVANKNSEFTDGVTADGEKSDTIYVANLPFATQDDDLYDLFETVGRTTKAEIQYADDGRPSGNAVVQFEIADLAENAISQLNNYLYGGRNLQISYAKRPEEKV; encoded by the exons ATGGATGGGATGGACATTGATGATTATTCAAGA GATCGTTCTCGTTCACCAATAAGAGAAAGATCTCCGATAAGAGAGAGATCTGGTAACTCATATTCTGGTAGTGGAAGTAGTGGTAGGGATAGCTACTCTAGAAGAGACTACGGTGGATATTCAAGACCATCTTATGGAGGCGATAGAAGAAGAGATTATGGCCGTGGTAGTTATGGAGGTGGTCGTAATGGTAGAGATTATGGCAGATCGGTTGCAACCAGTGATGCTGACTATCGTTCCAAAACAGAAagaaattttgataattccATTTTCATTGGAAACATCCCCTTTGATTGCACATCTCGCGATATTGaagatatttttaaaaaggATTTTTCTATAGTCAGAGCAGATATTGTTACAAATAAGGGTCGTTCAAGAGGTATGGCTACTgttgaattcaattcaaaggACGATGTTAGAGAAgctataaataaatttgacCGTTATGAATATCGTGGTCGTGAAATCTTTGTTAGGCAGGATTACCCTCCACCAGAAAAGAAACATGATTACGGACCACCAAGAGGCAGAGGAACTACATACGACAGCAGATCCGGGAGTAGAGATAGATACAATGACAGATATCAAAGCAGTAGAAGAAATGACAATTATGCTCCTCCTGCACCACCAAGCAAACCAGGTACAGAAGTTTTTATTGGTAATTTGCCATTCTCGGTAAATTGGCAAGCTTTGAAGGATTTGATGAGAGACGCTGGTGAAGTTATTAGAGCTGATGTTAGATTGGACAACTATGGTAATTCAAGGGGATTTGGTACTGTTGTTTTCAACACCGAAGAGGAAGCTGCCAAAGCAGTTGAGATGTTTCAAGGTTATGAAATTGAAGGTAGAAAATTAGACACTAGACCAGGCCGTTCCACTGGATCATCATCAGGATATGAAAGAGATTCTTATAGGTCGTCAGATACTACTGAGAAATCTAGTTATGGCGACAGAAGCAAATCCGCAGTTGCAAATAAGAATTCTGAGTTTACTGATGGTGTCACTGCCGATGGTGAAAAGTCAGATACTATCTATGTTGCCAACTTACCATTTGCTACTCAGGATGATGATTTGTatgatttgtttgaaaCCGTTGGTAGAACAACCAAGGCTGAAATCCAATATGCTGATGACGGTAGACCAAGTGGAAACGCTgttgttcaatttgaaattgctGATTTGGCTGAAAATGCAATTCTgcaattaaataattatttgtaTGGTGGTAGAAATCTTCAGATTTCATATGCCAAAAGACCAGAAGAAAAAGTCTAA
- a CDS encoding uncharacterized protein (Ortholog(s) have methylated histone binding, transcription factor activity, RNA polymerase II transcription factor recruiting activity) translates to MTPEIEGNWDIVITSLQDICNSNESLTFDNIYNRTPDELKQLSKEDLNKLEEEIIDHKSNIGTAKRLITTSSENITKLIEIITRETKAKQAAQKQTPTKKKPNADTKRIEKRNSSKSKQTKKVGRSYWTSKYNPSEPIYIGSEVAYKLRNRHSNEWIQCSVEKIIGDGIKFEIKDLEPDENNNPGQVFKANYKEILLIPPEGSDLINYTYGCKVLARYPDTSTFYPAIVVGHKKDGRVRLKFDGEEEVNKETEVERRLVLPTPEK, encoded by the coding sequence ATGACACCAGAAATAGAAGGAAATTGGGATATAGTGATAACATCACTCCAGGATATATGTAACTCAAATGAATCTTTGACgtttgataatatttacAATAGGACGCCAGACGAATTGAAGCAATTATCTAAAGAAGATTTAAACAAacttgaagaagaaattataGATCACAAATCGAATATCGGTACTGCAAAACGATTAATCACCACTTCTTCTGAAAATATAACAAAGTTGATTGAAATCATTACTCGTGAAACTAAAGCAAAACAAGCAGctcaaaaacaaacaccaacgaaaaagaaacccAATGCTGATACCAAAAGAATCGAGAAACGCAATAGTTCGAAATCcaaacaaaccaaaaaagtTGGTCGTTCCTATTGGACATCAAAATATAATCCACTGGAACCTATATATATAGGACTGGAAGTGGCATATAAATTAAGAAACCGCCACTCTAATGAATGGATCCAATGTTCTGTGGAGAAAATAATAGGTGATGGAATCAAGTTTGAGATTAAAGATCTTGAACCAgatgaaaacaataacCCTGGACAAGTTTTCAAAGCAAATTacaaagaaatattattaatccCGCCCGAAGGGTCAGACTTAATCAATTACACGTACGGGTGTAAAGTGTTGGCAAGATATCCCGACACTTCAACGTTTTATCCTGCCATAGTAGTTGGTCATAAAAAAGATGGTAGAGTAcgtttgaaatttgatgGAGAAGAGGAAGTCAACAAAGAAACCGAAGTTGAAAGAAGGCTAGTGTTGCCCACACCAGAGAAATAG
- a CDS encoding uncharacterized protein (Ortholog of S. cerevisiae : YCL002C, C. glabrata CBS138 : CAGL0B04719g, C. dubliniensis CD36 : Cd36_70180, C. parapsilosis CDC317 : CPAR2_805360 and Candida tenuis NRRL Y-1498 : cten_CGOB_00114) — protein MLQNSILLASVIDSICSVYQLQYNKQKKTIYGISFDYTLFSVLSQFLSILSSFLYIHTNEYSIRYPIYPNLPISLPLVVFQVLQCFFLILVLLQLRIYINTRNTNQGISPYSLIFLGSLALFLSWISKLYIYRQGKIISLDLIDWIWYAGRIISCVKFMPIISMNWFDQCVIGMFPYWSHFQISVLLLQLLGKYSYFFKWWQIPVNYPTWLEVQFQMLCILIIRVQIYIYKNNKPSLEVQ, from the coding sequence ATGCTACAAAACAGTATTTTGCTAGCGTCGGTAATTGATTCCATATGCTCTGTATATCAACTACAatacaacaaacaaaagaagaCCATTTATggaatttcttttgattaCACACTTTTTTCAGTTCTTAGCCAGTTCCTATCTATACTATCATCCTTTCTATATATACACACAAATGAGTACTCAATACGATATCCCATTTATCCCAACTTACCAATTTCTTTGCCGTTGGTTGTCTTTCAAGTTTTACAATGcttttttctaattttggtgttgttgcAATTGAGAATATACATCAACACACGAAATACAAATCAGGGAATCAGTCCCTATAGTTTAATCTTTTTGGGATCACTAGCTCTATTTCTAAGTTGGATTCTGAAATTATACATTTATAGACAAGGGAAAATTATATCTTTGGACTTGATTGATTGGATATGGTATGCTGGAAGAATCATATCTTGTGTCAAATTTATGCCTATCATTTCCATGAATTGGTTTGACCAATGTGTAATTGGAATGTTTCCCTACTGGtctcattttcaaattctggTTTTACTTTTACAATTATTGGGAAAATATTCATACTTTTTTAAATGGTGGCAAATCCCAGTCAACTATCCAACATGGCTAGAAGTTCAGTTTCAAATGCTATGTATTCTAATAATCAGAGTTCAAATTTATATCtataaaaataacaaaccATCTTTGGAGGTGCAATAA
- the PEL1 gene encoding CDP-diacylglycerol--glycerol-3-phosphate 3-phosphatidyltransferase (Predicted enzyme of mitochondrial phospholipid biosynthesis; rat catheter and flow model biofilm induced) → MTYSIRTVTNYLNSLAPRFLLSKGDIEILESPITFYKTLLFKISNSKHRIFLSSLYIGKTQHELIQCIDDAMAKNADLKVYVLTDALRGTREAPDNCSALLLASLQKKYGQRIDIRMFHTPHLSGITKFLAPKRINEGFGLQHMKLYGFDDQIILSGANLSEDYFTNRQDRYYLFNNKPLTDYYFKIHTAISSLSYRIMHTDKLKQGFKLTWPTSNATCEPHLNIERFISDSSYLLTPLLKQQQLNAFEEFDENEEYDTIVYPVSQFTPLFPHNQDQSTEKPAILRLLSYADSLKTKWWFTAGYFNMLPEYQQRLLNGKSQGTVITASPKANSFYKSPGVSYYLPQAYLLFAKQFLQKVRDLGKSALITVYEWQKGIVNTPGGWSYHAKGLWITAPGEDEPSITVIGSSNYTKRAYSCDLESNAIIITKDKDLKMKMKHEIDNLMENVHELKLEDFSPKLESQVNGDAETESVDEPKYSVEEDRKISYGVHLAVKLLGGRL, encoded by the coding sequence ATGACATACAGTATACGAACTGTGACAAACTATTTAAACAGTTTGGCACCACGATTTCTTTTGCTGAAGGGAGacattgaaattttggaaagTCCGATAACCTTTTATAAAACCTTACTATTTAAGATCAGTAATTCAAAACACCGGATATTTTTATCGTCATTATATATCGGCAAAACTCAACACGAATTAATACAATGTATTGATGATGCAATGGCTAAGAATGCCGACTTGAAAGTTTATGTATTGACTGATGCATTACGAGGTACAAGAGAAGCTCCAGATAATTGTTCGGCATTGCTTTTGGCCAgtttgcaaaaaaaatatggcCAACGAATTGATATCCGCATGTTTCATACTCCACACCTTTCAGGGATCACAAAGTTTTTAGCtccaaaaagaataaatgAAGGGTTTGGTCTTCAGCATATGAAGTTATATGGATTCGATGACCAAATTATACTAAGTGGGGCAAACTTGTCTGAAGATTATTTCACCAACCGTCAAGATCGTTATTACCTCTTTAACAACAAGCCTTTAACTGATTATTACTTTAAGATCCACACCGCCATATCTTCACTTTCTTACAGAATTATGCATACTGACAAGTTGAAACAAGGATTCAAACTAACTTGGCCAACTTCCAATGCTACTTGCGAACCTCATTTGAATATCGAGCGATTCATTAGCGACTCTTCCTACCTATTGACACCATTATTAAAGcagcaacaattgaatGCTTTTGAggaatttgatgaaaatgaggAATATGATACTATAGTTTATCCAGTTTCTCAATTTACACCATTGTTCCCTCACAATCAAGATCAGCTGACTGAAAAACCAGCAATTTTGCGATTGTTATCGTATGCAGACTCTCTCAAGACAAAATGGTGGTTCACTGCCGGATATTTCAATATGCTACCAGAATACCAACAGCGGTTGTTGAATGGTAAATCTCAAGGGACAGTTATCACGGCATCTCCAAAAGCCAACTCGTTTTATAAATCACCTGGTGTTTCTTATTACTTACCACAAGCATATCTTTTATTTGCTAAGcaatttttacaaaaagtGAGAGATCTAGGAAAATCTGCTCTTATAACTGTTTATGAATGGCAAAAGGGAATAGTGAACACTCCAGGTGGATGGTCGTATCATGCAAAGGGGTTATGGATAACCGCCCCTGGGGAAGATGAACCAAGTATTACCGTCATTGGATCTTCTAATTATACCAAGCGTGCATACTCGTGCGATTTGGAAAGCAATGCcattattatcaccaaaGATAAAGacttgaaaatgaaaatgaaacacgaaattgataatttgatgGAAAATGTGcatgaattgaaattagaaGATTTCAGTCCAAAATTAGAATCACAAGTTAATGGAGATGCAGAGACAGAATCAGTGGATGAACCTAAATATTCAGTAGAAGAAGATAGAAAGATTAGTTACGGGGTTCATTTGGCTGTTAAGTTGCTTGGTGGAAGACTCTAG
- the FGR2 gene encoding Fgr2p (Protein similar to phosphate transporters; transposon mutation affects filamentous growth; expression is regulated upon white-opaque switching), with amino-acid sequence MSDIEKKQTKISPASSVAHDEDTLANDELFQLTDSVLNKKLKLINDAIDEIGFTPYHLKLFFLNGMGYWTDTQLTYLESSVRTFVNYQFGYKYPVSNEMLAAGLLVGALFWGFSADLIGRRLAFNLTLLLSALFTILTGVMNNMASYCIFVFLSCFAAGGNLVLDTCIFLEFLPHKDQWLLTFFAFFWGIGQTIAVALAYAFLPNNSCESADNCPSHINRGWRYVYYTNGSIVLAMAILRLTLIRLQETPKFLVSNNRDQEAVEILQRIAQKHNRTCSLTIEDLESLGKVEINDDYRKHIDIKGTFRLVTHHVQILFSNRTMARSSVLVFVSWLLLGISYPLYSSFLPVYLATRGANISAPDVHGVYRDNLISNCVSMGGPLIAGALLFCFPWLGRRGVLFIGGVASMAFLFGYTQIKTRAQNVALSSISFASMYIYYSALYAYTPEVFPSVARATGNAIAIACTRVMTCIVPVIAYYSNTSSSVPIWVCGAFVGVIGFLALLFPYEPSKQRVV; translated from the coding sequence ATGtcagatattgaaaaaaaacaaacaaaaatttcacCTGCATCATCTGTGGCTCATGATGAAGATACTTTGGCCAACGACGAATTGTTCCAGTTAACTGACTCggttttaaataaaaaattgaaattaattaacGACgcaattgatgaaattggGTTTACCCCATATCATCTCAAGTTATTCTTTCTAAATGGAATGGGATATTGGACGGATACCCAATTAACATATCTTGAAAGTAGTGTTAGAACATTTGTCAACTATCAATTTGGCTACAAGTACCCTGTTTCAAATGAAATGTTAGCTGCGGGTTTGCTTGTGGGAGCACTATTTTGGGGGTTTTCTGCAGATTTGATTGGAAGACGTTTAGCTTTCAATttaacattattattaagtGCACTTTTCACCATTTTAACTGGTGTCATGAACAATATGGCCTCATATTGTATCTTTGTATTTTTGAGTTGTTTTGCTGCTGGTGGTAATTTAGTTTTGGATACCTGTATCTTTTTAGAGTTCTTACCCCATAAAGACCAATGGTTATTGACCTTTTTTGCATTCTTTTGGGGTATTGGTCAAACCATCGCCGTTGCATTAGCATATGCATTTTTACCAAACAACAGTTGTGAGTCTGCTGACAACTGTCCTTCCCACATTAACCGTGGTTGGAGATACGTTTATTATACGAATGGATCCATTGTTTTAGCTATGGCTATTTTGAGATTAACCCTTATCAGATTGCAAGAGACTCCCAAATTCTTAGTTTCAAATAATCGTGACCAGGAAGCTGTGGAAATATTGCAAAGAATTGCTCAAAAGCACAACCGTACATGTTCCTTAACTATCGAGGATTTAGAAAGTTTAGGTAAAGTTGAAATCAATGACGATTACAGAAAACACATTGACATAAAGGGGACTTTTAGATTGGTTACCCATCATGTTcagattttattttcaaatagaACAATGGCAAGGTCTTCTGTATTAGTTTTTGTATCATGGCTCTTGTTAGGAATTTCTTATCCATTATATTCGTCATTCTTACCGGTATATTTGGCCACAAGAGGTGCAAATATTTCTGCACCAGACGTTCACGGAGTGTACCGTGACAACTTGATTTCCAATTGTGTCTCCATGGGTGGTCCTCTCATTGCTGGTGCATTGTTGTTTTGCTTTCCTTGGTTGGGTCGTCGGGGAGTTTTGTTTATTGGCGGTGTTGCTTCTATGGCATTTTTGTTCGGATACActcaaattaaaacaagaGCCCAGAATGTGGCactttcatcaatatcatttgCTTCTATGTACATTTACTATTCAGCCTTATACGCCTATACCCCTGAAGTATTCCCCTCAGTAGCTCGAGCAACCGGAAATGCAATTGCTATTGCCTGTACAAGAGTTATGACATGTATTGTGCCTGTTATTGCCTACTACTCCAATACTTCGTCGTCAGTCCCTATTTGGGTGTGTGGTGCATTTGTTGGAGTGATTGGGTTCTTAGCTTTACTCTTTCCATATGAGCCGAGTAAACAAAGGGTTGTATGA
- a CDS encoding N-terminal protein methyltransferase (Putative AdoMet-dependent proline methyltransferase; Hap43-induced; required for normal flow model biofilm growth; Spider biofilm repressed) — protein sequence MPAKSQQGWEIDFNQSSEPADSQINYDDAIQYWSNTPASVDGVLGGYGEQTSVPKADIVGSSTFLRKLATRMTCPEGVPKTTIDMGAGIGRITRDLLWKVSDSVDLLEPVKPFVAQMHNELTEVKKRGKLGKIYDIGMQDWQPEQSYWLIWCQWCVGQLPDDVLVEFWSRCRSALIENGTMIVKENIAPFEDIFDETDSSVTRTDAKFRELFERAGFKLIASDIQKGLPKELYPVRMYCLKSK from the coding sequence ATGCCGGCAAAATCACAACAAGGTTGGGAAATAGATTTCAATCAGTCGTCTGAACCAGCAGATTCCCAAATCAATTATGATGATGCAATTCAATATTGGTCCAATACTCCTGCATCTGTCGATGGAGTGCTTGGAGGATATGGTGAACAAACTTCAGTGCCCAAAGCAGACATTGTTGGGTCTTCTACATTTTTGCGTAAACTAGCTACCAGAATGACATGCCCTGAAGGTGTACCTAAGACGACTATTGATATGGGGGCTGGCATTGGGAGAATTACACGTGATTTACTTTGGAAAGTCAGTGACTCAGTTGATTTGTTGGAACCTGTCAAACCTTTTGTGGCACAGATGCATAATGAGTTAACTGAggtgaaaaaaagaggTAAATTGGGGAAGATATATGATATTGGTATGCAAGATTGGCAACCTGAACAATCGTATTGGTTAATCTGGTGCCAATGGTGTGTTGGACAATTGCCTGACGACGTATTGGTTGAATTTTGGAGTAGGTGCCGTTCAGcattgattgaaaatggTACTATGATTGTCAAGGAAAACATTGCTCCCTTTGAAGatatatttgatgaaaCCGATAGTTCTGTTACACGTACAGATGCCAAATTCAGAGAATTGTTTGAACGTGCTGGGTTCAAGTTGATAGCTAGCGATATACAGAAAGGTTTACCTAAAGAACTATATCCCGTTAGAATGTACTGCTTGAAAAGCAAATAA
- a CDS encoding uncharacterized protein (Ortholog of Candida guilliermondii ATCC 6260 : PGUG_03499, Candida lusitaniae ATCC 42720 : CLUG_00410 and Candida albicans WO-1 : CAWG_05407) — MFSLTIIVPFSINAERHLLQNSTNTSSGNCPTHHWHQINQYDCSGCQSCIPISYIFPNLPLFFTSVNSLCICATKGLTGSNKSTESSTFQSKSRVILPMPAPISIVVLGTPSGHVISVASLRKNVEDPTMSALGTEVCSPYPPSTPSTDAGVLDQY, encoded by the coding sequence ATGTTTTCCTTGACAATCATAGTAccattttcaatcaatgCTGAACGGCACCTACTCCAAAATTCAACCAATACGTCGTCAGGCAATTGTCCAACACACCATTGGCACCAGATTAACCAATACGATTGTTCAGGTTGCCAATCTTGCATACCAATATCATATATCTTCCCCAATTTAcctctttttttcaccTCAGTTAACTCATTATGCATCTGTGCCACAAAAGGTTTGACAGGTTCCAACAAATCAACTGAGTCACTGACTTTCCAAAGTAAATCACGTGTAATTCTCCCAATGCCAGCCCCCATATCAATAGTCGTCTTAGGTACACCTTCAGGGCATGTCATTCTGGTAGCTAGTTTACGCAAAAATGTAGAAGACCCAACAATGTCTGCTTTGGGCACTGAAGTTTGTTCACCATATCCTCCAAGCACTCCATCGACAGATGCAGGAGTATTGGACCAATATTGA